TTAGATGAAATGGTCGGTAAAACGATTGAGCTGCATGTTTATCGTCCTAAACGTGGTTTTTTAACGTTTCAACTGACTGTACAAGACTTGCATAACGTAACGCCTTCACGCTTCTTGGAAGTCGGAGGCGCGGTGCTTCACGATTTGTCTTATCAGCTTGCTCGTTCATaccaattttctttaaattctGGTACATATGTGGCTTCTTCTGGTATGCTCAATTGGTCCTCTGGAACCCGCGATTTTTTAGTTACCAGACTTGCCAATAAACCCACTCCAACTTTGGATGCTTTCATTGATGTTTTGGTCCAGTTGACGGATAATGCCAGAGTGCCTATGCACTTTAGAGTCCTTGGTAaatatgaagaagaattcaCGATAGTGACAGTTGATAGACACTTTTTCCTGGCTAGCATCTTTTCAAGGAATGATGAAAAAGGGACATGGGACAGACAAAGTCTCCCTCCTCCTCAGCCGTCTATTTCTCGCCGACCTAGTGTAATTCCGAGACCACAAGAGGGATCCAAAAGTATGGAAGCGATTCAAAATGCATTGGTTCTGGTTCATTGTCGAATGCCATATAGCATCAACGGATTCAGCTCTACTAAGCTATACAGTGGTACCGGAGTAATTGTTTCTGTAGTGCCACCATTAATAGTTGTCGATCGTTCTGTTATACCTGTTGATATTTGCGATATTCGCTTGACCTTCCAGTCGATGAGCGCCATGGGTcatttaacttttttggaCAATAGAATTGCTGTAGTCTCGTGCGATTACTTGCCCAGTAACTCTGTGCAACTTAACTTCGTCGCTGATTTCCTGCGGACAGGAGATGAATGCACGCTGGCTGCTCTCGACGAAGATTTGCAATTGCTGACAAAGAAAACAACAGTGCGAAGTGTATCTGTTGTTGAAACAGAACGCTCTTCTCCACCTAGATTCCGGTACGTAAATTGCGAAGTCATTTCTTTAATGGATTCCTTAGCTTCTACTGGAGGTTTAGTGTTTCGAGAAGTAGGCGACGATCGCGAAATAGTAGCACTCTGGATATCTGTTGTTCACCAAGATGTTGGTGGAAAAGACTATACCACTAAATATGGTCTTTCAATGTCTTACATTCTTCCCGTTCTCGAAAGGCTTAAGTTACCACCGTCAGCTCGTGCGCAGCATGTGCCAACAACAGCTGGGGTGGAATGGTCACATATCACTTTGGCAGGTGCTTCTACACTTGGATTATCCCAAACCAGATCGTCTGAATTTTATATGAAATCCAGAGAAAACGGTACCATCCCTCGACCTTTATATGTGATTTCTCATTTGCGCCCACTACTTCACAAAACGTCTCTTGGAGTCGGTGATATTCTGTTGGAGGTTAATGGAAAGATGATTACTCGTCTATCGGACCTTCATGAGTTTGAAACCGAGAGTGAAATAAAGGCGGTCATCCTTCGCGATGGAATTGAAATGGAAATAACAATTCCCTTGTATCCCGAATATCCCACTTTTAGTTCTCGTGCAATTTGCTGGATGGGTGCTATCATTCACCCAACGCATTCAAGCGTTTTCGAGCAAGTTGAGCCTGATGTTGATCTTCCTGGACCTGAAGGGGTTTACGTCGGCAGCATATTATATGGCTCGCCAGCTTTGAATATGCTTCGTGCAGCGCATTGGATAGTTGCAGTAGATGGTCACGATATTAACACTTTTGACGATTTCTACCATATGTTGTTAGAGAAGCCTACTGATACTTTTGTTCAGGTTAAGCAAATGAACCGTCGTGGTGCTACTAGTATAGTCAGTGTTCGACCAGATCCCTTATTTTGGCCTACTTGTATCATTGAAAGAGATTCTAATGGTAGATGGTGCACTAAACATTTACAGCGTAAGACCAAAGAAGTTTGTTCTTAAAATTCCTTATGTCCCTTTGTTTGTATCATATCGATTTGCTATTATATGCCTGTTATGTTTCATGAATGTTAACGTATATTAACTGTTCTTCAAGAACTAGTtgaagaaatgaaatttttctttttaaattttgtttttagaCCAAAACTTACGTAGCTCTGcacttttgaaaagtatatTTATCTATGTTTTATTACTCTAGTAAA
This region of Schizosaccharomyces pombe strain 972h- genome assembly, chromosome: II genomic DNA includes:
- the htr11 gene encoding serine protease codes for the protein MTPVSSDYRPNHIFLPKFRPDKITSECNTPQQQNVIAEGLYNVSEPFPIRNTDEERYLDTKEIHHTWDNTIKNVVRSIVSIKGSALRSFDTESAGSFCATGFVVNKTLGLILSNRHVVSPGPISARASFINYEEIDIYPIYRDPVHDFGFFRYDPSSIRFHDVTEISLSPESAKVGIDIRIIGNDAGEKLSILSSTLARLDRPAPNYGIDNYNDFNTFYYQAASGTSGGSSGSPVLDISGAAVALNSGGSNSSASSFYLPLDRVVRALRCIENNTPITRGTLLTEFLHWSYDELSRIGLPREFEYDCRTRVPSSTGLLVVSRVLRNSEVSKALEPGDILIAFKTDSHKSTYIVDFVSLFEVLDEMVGKTIELHVYRPKRGFLTFQLTVQDLHNVTPSRFLEVGGAVLHDLSYQLARSYQFSLNSGTYVASSGMLNWSSGTRDFLVTRLANKPTPTLDAFIDVLVQLTDNARVPMHFRVLGKYEEEFTIVTVDRHFFLASIFSRNDEKGTWDRQSLPPPQPSISRRPSVIPRPQEGSKSMEAIQNALVLVHCRMPYSINGFSSTKLYSGTGVIVSVVPPLIVVDRSVIPVDICDIRLTFQSMSAMGHLTFLDNRIAVVSCDYLPSNSVQLNFVADFLRTGDECTLAALDEDLQLLTKKTTVRSVSVVETERSSPPRFRYVNCEVISLMDSLASTGGLVFREVGDDREIVALWISVVHQDVGGKDYTTKYGLSMSYILPVLERLKLPPSARAQHVPTTAGVEWSHITLAGASTLGLSQTRSSEFYMKSRENGTIPRPLYVISHLRPLLHKTSLGVGDILLEVNGKMITRLSDLHEFETESEIKAVILRDGIEMEITIPLYPEYPTFSSRAICWMGAIIHPTHSSVFEQVEPDVDLPGPEGVYVGSILYGSPALNMLRAAHWIVAVDGHDINTFDDFYHMLLEKPTDTFVQVKQMNRRGATSIVSVRPDPLFWPTCIIERDSNGRWCTKHLQRKTKEVCS